Below is a genomic region from Streptomyces ferrugineus.
CTCCGCCGGCGGCTCGTCGACGGACGGCGGTTTGGCGGCGACGGGCGCGGAGGACCACGGTGCCTTGAAGGCCCTGGGCCTGGTCGCGGGAACTGCGCTGCTGCTCGGGGGAGCGGTGTTCACGTTCATGCCAAGGCGGAGGACGCGCTGACATCTTCAGGGGCGCGGGGCTGTATCAATTTGCGGCTCCGCCGCGCGGGCGCACAGCGGCAAAGCCAACGGGGCCGTCGCACCCACGTAGGTGCAACGGCCCCGAATCGGCTCAAGCAAGCGCAGCGCTAGCGTACGTCGCCCATGAGTTCCTTGACCTTCCGGCGGTACATCCACACCGCGGCACCGGCCAGGACGGCGAGCGTGGCCTCCAGGGCCACGATGTTCGTCTTGTTCAGGTCGACCCCGGCGATGGAGAGCAGACCGGTCGTCGCGTCACCCGCGGTGACGGCGAGGAACCAGACGCCCATCATCTGCGAGGCGTACTTCGCGGGAGCCATCTTCGTCGTCACCGACAGACCCACCGGCGACAGCAGCAGCTCACCCACGGTCTGCGTGAAGTAGATCGCCACCAGCCACATCGCGGCCGCCTTGTGACCGCCCTCGGCGATCGTCAGCGGGGCCAGGAAGAGGAAGAAGGACGCGCCGACCAGGACCAGACCCGAGCCGAACTTCACGATCGTGCTCGGCTCCTTGCCGCGCCGGTTCAGCGCCAGCCAGAACCAGGCGAAGACCGGGGCCAGCGCCATGATCAGGACCGGGTTGACCGACTGGTACCAGGAGACCGGGAAGGCCCAGCCGAAGACGCTGTTGTCGGCGGAGGACTCGGCGAAGATCGACAGCGTCGAGCCGCCCTGGTCGTAGATCATCCAGAACACGGCCGCGGCCACGAAGAACCAGATGTACGCGGACATCTTGGACTGCTCGGGGCGGTCCAGGTCCTTGTCGCGCTTGATGCGGACCAGAACCATGGTCGGGATGATGACGCCGAGCAGCGTCAGCGGCACCAGGATCCAGTTCAGCGTGTAGTTGCCGGAGAAGCCGACGATCGCGTAGACGACGACCGCGATACCGGCCCAGATCGCCGCCTTGCGCAGCGTCGAGGACTTCTCCTCGGCGGACAGCGGCGTCGGGACGACGCTGGAGCGGTCGGCCAGGTGGCGCGAGCCGATCAGGAACTGGACGAGGCCCAGCGCCATGCCGAGCGCGGCGAGCGCGAAGCCGAGGTGCCAGTTGACGTTCTCACCGATGGTGCCGATGATCAGCGGGGCCGCGAAGGCGCCGAGGTTGATGCCCATGTAGAAGACGGTGAAGCCGCCGTCGCGGCGCGGGTCGTCCGGCCCGTCGTAGAGGTGGCCGACCATCGTCGAGATGTTGGCCTTCAGCAGACCCGAACCGATGGCGACCAGGCCGAGACCGGCGTAGAACGTGCCGGAGGAGGGCAGGGCCAGGGTGAGGTGGCCGAGCATGATGATGCCGCCCGCGATGGCGACGGTCTTGCGCGGACCCCAGACCCGGTCACCGAACCAGCCGCCGGGCATGGTGAGCAGGTACACCAGCGACACGTACACGGAGTAGATCGCGGTCGCCGTCCCCGCGTTGAGGTGCAGGCCGCCCGGAGCGACGAGGTACAGCGGGAGCAGGGCCCTCATGCCGTAGTAGGAGAAACGCTCCCACATCTCGGTCATGAAGAGAGTGGCCAGTCCGCGGGGGTGGCCGAAGAAGGTCTTCTCGGAGCCGGGGGTGCCCGGGCGGGCCGAGTCCTTCGTCAGGCTGGACGCCATGGTCGATCCTTGCTGGTCGGGACGCGTGTGCCTGAGCGGTGCCCACGGGGAGTTCCGCTCCGGGTCACGAAGCGGCGGACGGCGCGGGGCCGGCGCGTACCGGCCCGCACATGAAAGAGACCCCCAGCGTCAAGTGCGCCGAAGGTCCCTGCAGTGCTACAGGCGTGGATTCACCATACGTCAGGACACCGCCGGATATGGAAGGACTTGAGACCCGAATCACAGGTGTCGAGGGAACCGCAACACCTTTTCCATGGTCCTTTCAGGATCGCACCTCGCAGGCATAGGTCTGTACCACAGCAGATGAAGGTAAGAGACACACCAAAGGCCGGTGAGAATCGGGGCGGCCGATCACCCTCCAGCTCTTGTCAAGAGCGGACTACCATCAGCTCATGACCCGAGTACTGCTCGCCGAGGACGACGCGTCCATTTCGGAGCCGCTGGCCCGCGCACTGCGCCGGGAAGGGTACGAGGTCGAGGTGCGCGAGGACGGCCCCACCGCGCTCGACGCAGGAATGAAGGGCGGAGTCGACCTGGTCGTGCTGGACCTCGGCCTGCCCGGCATGGACGGACTGGAGGTGGCACGCCGGCTGCGTGCCGACGGTCACACCGTGCCGATCCTCATCCTGACCGCGCGCGCCGACGAGGTGGACACCGTCGTGGGTCTGGACGCGGGCGCCGACGACTACGTCACCAAGCCGTTCCGGCTCGCCGAGCTGCTCGCCCGGGTGCGGGCGCTGCTGCGGCGCGGGGCGGCGGAGCCGCAGCAGCCGCCGGCCACGCACGGGGTGCGCATCGACGTCGAGTCGCACCGGGCGTGGATGGGCGACGAGGAGCTCCAGCTCACGGCGAAGGAGTTCGACCTGCTGCGGGTGCTGGTGCGGGACGCCGGCCGGGTCGTGACCCGCGACCAGCTGATGCGGGAGGTCTGGGACACGACCTGGTGGTCGTCGACCAAGACGCTCGACATGCACATCTCCTGGCTGCGCAAGAAGCTGGGCGACGACGCGGCGAACCCCCGTTACATCGCGACGGTACGAGGCGTGGGCTTCCGCTTCGAGAAGAGCTGAGCCTCGAAGAACCGAGCCCCGGGGCCGTACAGGTAAGTAAGAGGACATGCGCCGCCGACTGATCCAGTCCACCCTCGCCGTCGTGCTCGTCGTGATCGCCGTCTTCGGGGTGTCGCTCGTCATCGTCGAGACGCGGACGATCACCAACACCGCGCAGGAGCGGGTGGACACCGAGGCCGTCCGGCTGGCCAGCATCGTGGACAGCCGGCTGCTCGGCGACGAGACCGTGGACGCAGCGGTGCTGCGGGACCAGATCCAGGGGGATCGCTACGCCGAGATCCGGATCCCGCAGAAGCCGG
It encodes:
- a CDS encoding oligopeptide:H+ symporter gives rise to the protein MASSLTKDSARPGTPGSEKTFFGHPRGLATLFMTEMWERFSYYGMRALLPLYLVAPGGLHLNAGTATAIYSVYVSLVYLLTMPGGWFGDRVWGPRKTVAIAGGIIMLGHLTLALPSSGTFYAGLGLVAIGSGLLKANISTMVGHLYDGPDDPRRDGGFTVFYMGINLGAFAAPLIIGTIGENVNWHLGFALAALGMALGLVQFLIGSRHLADRSSVVPTPLSAEEKSSTLRKAAIWAGIAVVVYAIVGFSGNYTLNWILVPLTLLGVIIPTMVLVRIKRDKDLDRPEQSKMSAYIWFFVAAAVFWMIYDQGGSTLSIFAESSADNSVFGWAFPVSWYQSVNPVLIMALAPVFAWFWLALNRRGKEPSTIVKFGSGLVLVGASFFLFLAPLTIAEGGHKAAAMWLVAIYFTQTVGELLLSPVGLSVTTKMAPAKYASQMMGVWFLAVTAGDATTGLLSIAGVDLNKTNIVALEATLAVLAGAAVWMYRRKVKELMGDVR
- a CDS encoding response regulator transcription factor is translated as MTRVLLAEDDASISEPLARALRREGYEVEVREDGPTALDAGMKGGVDLVVLDLGLPGMDGLEVARRLRADGHTVPILILTARADEVDTVVGLDAGADDYVTKPFRLAELLARVRALLRRGAAEPQQPPATHGVRIDVESHRAWMGDEELQLTAKEFDLLRVLVRDAGRVVTRDQLMREVWDTTWWSSTKTLDMHISWLRKKLGDDAANPRYIATVRGVGFRFEKS